Proteins co-encoded in one Bombus pyrosoma isolate SC7728 linkage group LG4, ASM1482585v1, whole genome shotgun sequence genomic window:
- the LOC122566947 gene encoding phosphatidylcholine:ceramide cholinephosphotransferase 2-like isoform X1, protein MMLNRFSLLDWARSNCSTSSPCAAIASKDDEHDDGTTFDGTNQISLFRLMDVHEKAVTGRSSGLLVRRENEVVQSKSYSIRCANDVPFGIVLDVRRMVLDPKVTSLHSDYGSFDRPLGAGEGHERDVEATVDGSSNGMAQSSDVYQRQPLLPGAPTKGKDKWSGVASGSDYYVDDEDEKIDSLSRHPGIPNGSGNGVVKLDIPAPLREEPRFPKEKWKTFLAFLFMVVNFILTTASLAMVHERVPDRNTYGPLPDVVLDNVAAQDWALNVSEVLIMIMSNSAMVFIIFHKHRFIVVRRIFLLMGLLYMMRSITMYVTVLPVASKTYFCSPKANNTSPLLVIKRVLQLISGFGLSINGKHTYCGDYIYSGHTVVLVLSYLIIKEYSPRRCQPIHWLAGITVFVGVIMVLVAHGHYTVDVLIAYYVTTRLWYIYHTLANNSHLKQYEPNNFLARLWWFPIFKYFEKNVGGTVPRQYDWPLPWPRRFLAKHPNRDS, encoded by the exons ATGATGTTGAATCGCTTCAGCTTGCTCGATTGGGCACGATCGAATTGTTCAACGAGCAGTCCATGTGCTGCAATTGCTTCGAAGGATGATGAACATGATGATGGAACGACATTTGATGGAACGAATCAGATTAGTCTGTTTCGCCTCATGGACGTTCATGAGAAAGCAGTTACGGGTAGAAGTAGTGGATTACTGGTTCGTCGGGAAAATGAGGTGGTGCAATCGAAAAGTTATTCGATAAGATGTGCGAATGATGTTCCATTTGGCATAGTGCTCGACGTTAGAAG GATGGTATTGGACCCCAAGGTCACGAGTCTGCACAGTGATTACGGAAGCTTCGATCGACCATTGGGCGCCGGAGAGGGCCACGAGAGGGACGTCGAGGCGACGGTTGATGGAAGTAGCAACGGAATGGCACAGTCGAGCGACGTTTATCAACGGCAGCCATTATTACCTGGTGCACCAACCAAGGGCAAGGATAAGTGGTCCGGCGTGGCATCTGGCTCCGACTATTACGTGGATGACGAGGACGAGAAGATCGACAGTCTTAGCCGGCATCCTGGCATACCAAATGGCTCTGGAAATGGTGTCGTTAAGCTCGACATACCCGCGCCTCTTCGGGAAGAGCCCCGTTTTCCTaaagagaaatggaaaacGTTTCTTG CATTTCTGTTCATGGTCGTGAACTTCATATTGACTACTGCGTCTCTTGCAATGGTGCACGAACGAGTCCCTGATAGAAATACATACGGGCCGCTCCCGGATGTAGTGTTGGACAATGTCGCCGCTCAGGATTGGGCTCTTAACGTGTCGGAAgttttaattatgataatgTCCAACTCAGCGAtggtttttattatttttcataaacataG GTTTATCGTTGTTAGGCGAATATTTCTCTTGATGGGGCTGTTGTACATGATGAGGAGTATCACAATGTACGTGACGGTACTGCCTGTCGCCAGCAAAACGTATTTCTGCAGTCCTAAAGCAAACAATACGAGTCCGCTCCTCGTTATAAAAAGGGTTTTGCAGCTCATTTCTGGCTTCGGCTTGTCTATAAATGGCAAGCACACTTACTGCGGGGATTACATTTACAGTGGTCATACAGTCGTGCTTGTACTTAGTTACCTGATTATAAAGGAGT ATTCTCCAAGAAGATGTCAACCAATTCATTGGCTTGCGGGCATTACTGTTTTTGTTGGGGTAATTATGGTCTTGGTGGCTCACGGACATTATACCGTGGACGTCCTCATAGCATACTACGTAACTACACGCTTATGGTATATCTATCATACGTTAGCTAATAATTCGCATCTTAAG CAATATGAACCAAACAACTTTTTGGCCCGACTCTGGTGGTTccctatttttaaatatttcgagaaaaacgTGGGCGGCACGGTGCCACGACAATATGACTGGCCTTTACCCTGGCCTCGACGATTCCTTGCCAAGCACCCTAATCGGGACAGTTAA
- the LOC122566947 gene encoding phosphatidylcholine:ceramide cholinephosphotransferase 2-like isoform X2 has translation MSLTIRNIFDIIQLCNANWKKIFISKYDVFLYHHKMMVLDPKVTSLHSDYGSFDRPLGAGEGHERDVEATVDGSSNGMAQSSDVYQRQPLLPGAPTKGKDKWSGVASGSDYYVDDEDEKIDSLSRHPGIPNGSGNGVVKLDIPAPLREEPRFPKEKWKTFLAFLFMVVNFILTTASLAMVHERVPDRNTYGPLPDVVLDNVAAQDWALNVSEVLIMIMSNSAMVFIIFHKHRFIVVRRIFLLMGLLYMMRSITMYVTVLPVASKTYFCSPKANNTSPLLVIKRVLQLISGFGLSINGKHTYCGDYIYSGHTVVLVLSYLIIKEYSPRRCQPIHWLAGITVFVGVIMVLVAHGHYTVDVLIAYYVTTRLWYIYHTLANNSHLKQYEPNNFLARLWWFPIFKYFEKNVGGTVPRQYDWPLPWPRRFLAKHPNRDS, from the exons ATGTCATTAAcgattagaaatatatttgatataattcagttgtgtaatgcaaattggaaaaaaatattcatatcgaAATACGACGTATTTTTGTATCACCATAAAAT GATGGTATTGGACCCCAAGGTCACGAGTCTGCACAGTGATTACGGAAGCTTCGATCGACCATTGGGCGCCGGAGAGGGCCACGAGAGGGACGTCGAGGCGACGGTTGATGGAAGTAGCAACGGAATGGCACAGTCGAGCGACGTTTATCAACGGCAGCCATTATTACCTGGTGCACCAACCAAGGGCAAGGATAAGTGGTCCGGCGTGGCATCTGGCTCCGACTATTACGTGGATGACGAGGACGAGAAGATCGACAGTCTTAGCCGGCATCCTGGCATACCAAATGGCTCTGGAAATGGTGTCGTTAAGCTCGACATACCCGCGCCTCTTCGGGAAGAGCCCCGTTTTCCTaaagagaaatggaaaacGTTTCTTG CATTTCTGTTCATGGTCGTGAACTTCATATTGACTACTGCGTCTCTTGCAATGGTGCACGAACGAGTCCCTGATAGAAATACATACGGGCCGCTCCCGGATGTAGTGTTGGACAATGTCGCCGCTCAGGATTGGGCTCTTAACGTGTCGGAAgttttaattatgataatgTCCAACTCAGCGAtggtttttattatttttcataaacataG GTTTATCGTTGTTAGGCGAATATTTCTCTTGATGGGGCTGTTGTACATGATGAGGAGTATCACAATGTACGTGACGGTACTGCCTGTCGCCAGCAAAACGTATTTCTGCAGTCCTAAAGCAAACAATACGAGTCCGCTCCTCGTTATAAAAAGGGTTTTGCAGCTCATTTCTGGCTTCGGCTTGTCTATAAATGGCAAGCACACTTACTGCGGGGATTACATTTACAGTGGTCATACAGTCGTGCTTGTACTTAGTTACCTGATTATAAAGGAGT ATTCTCCAAGAAGATGTCAACCAATTCATTGGCTTGCGGGCATTACTGTTTTTGTTGGGGTAATTATGGTCTTGGTGGCTCACGGACATTATACCGTGGACGTCCTCATAGCATACTACGTAACTACACGCTTATGGTATATCTATCATACGTTAGCTAATAATTCGCATCTTAAG CAATATGAACCAAACAACTTTTTGGCCCGACTCTGGTGGTTccctatttttaaatatttcgagaaaaacgTGGGCGGCACGGTGCCACGACAATATGACTGGCCTTTACCCTGGCCTCGACGATTCCTTGCCAAGCACCCTAATCGGGACAGTTAA
- the LOC122566947 gene encoding phosphatidylcholine:ceramide cholinephosphotransferase 2-like isoform X5, which yields MRPVQTVILLDMMVLDPKVTSLHSDYGSFDRPLGAGEGHERDVEATVDGSSNGMAQSSDVYQRQPLLPGAPTKGKDKWSGVASGSDYYVDDEDEKIDSLSRHPGIPNGSGNGVVKLDIPAPLREEPRFPKEKWKTFLAFLFMVVNFILTTASLAMVHERVPDRNTYGPLPDVVLDNVAAQDWALNVSEVLIMIMSNSAMVFIIFHKHRFIVVRRIFLLMGLLYMMRSITMYVTVLPVASKTYFCSPKANNTSPLLVIKRVLQLISGFGLSINGKHTYCGDYIYSGHTVVLVLSYLIIKEYSPRRCQPIHWLAGITVFVGVIMVLVAHGHYTVDVLIAYYVTTRLWYIYHTLANNSHLKQYEPNNFLARLWWFPIFKYFEKNVGGTVPRQYDWPLPWPRRFLAKHPNRDS from the exons ATGAGACCGGTGCAAACTGTTATTTTGCTGGATAT GATGGTATTGGACCCCAAGGTCACGAGTCTGCACAGTGATTACGGAAGCTTCGATCGACCATTGGGCGCCGGAGAGGGCCACGAGAGGGACGTCGAGGCGACGGTTGATGGAAGTAGCAACGGAATGGCACAGTCGAGCGACGTTTATCAACGGCAGCCATTATTACCTGGTGCACCAACCAAGGGCAAGGATAAGTGGTCCGGCGTGGCATCTGGCTCCGACTATTACGTGGATGACGAGGACGAGAAGATCGACAGTCTTAGCCGGCATCCTGGCATACCAAATGGCTCTGGAAATGGTGTCGTTAAGCTCGACATACCCGCGCCTCTTCGGGAAGAGCCCCGTTTTCCTaaagagaaatggaaaacGTTTCTTG CATTTCTGTTCATGGTCGTGAACTTCATATTGACTACTGCGTCTCTTGCAATGGTGCACGAACGAGTCCCTGATAGAAATACATACGGGCCGCTCCCGGATGTAGTGTTGGACAATGTCGCCGCTCAGGATTGGGCTCTTAACGTGTCGGAAgttttaattatgataatgTCCAACTCAGCGAtggtttttattatttttcataaacataG GTTTATCGTTGTTAGGCGAATATTTCTCTTGATGGGGCTGTTGTACATGATGAGGAGTATCACAATGTACGTGACGGTACTGCCTGTCGCCAGCAAAACGTATTTCTGCAGTCCTAAAGCAAACAATACGAGTCCGCTCCTCGTTATAAAAAGGGTTTTGCAGCTCATTTCTGGCTTCGGCTTGTCTATAAATGGCAAGCACACTTACTGCGGGGATTACATTTACAGTGGTCATACAGTCGTGCTTGTACTTAGTTACCTGATTATAAAGGAGT ATTCTCCAAGAAGATGTCAACCAATTCATTGGCTTGCGGGCATTACTGTTTTTGTTGGGGTAATTATGGTCTTGGTGGCTCACGGACATTATACCGTGGACGTCCTCATAGCATACTACGTAACTACACGCTTATGGTATATCTATCATACGTTAGCTAATAATTCGCATCTTAAG CAATATGAACCAAACAACTTTTTGGCCCGACTCTGGTGGTTccctatttttaaatatttcgagaaaaacgTGGGCGGCACGGTGCCACGACAATATGACTGGCCTTTACCCTGGCCTCGACGATTCCTTGCCAAGCACCCTAATCGGGACAGTTAA
- the LOC122566947 gene encoding phosphatidylcholine:ceramide cholinephosphotransferase 2-like isoform X3, whose product MMKLQLLVIETDYCWRKALLRMVLDPKVTSLHSDYGSFDRPLGAGEGHERDVEATVDGSSNGMAQSSDVYQRQPLLPGAPTKGKDKWSGVASGSDYYVDDEDEKIDSLSRHPGIPNGSGNGVVKLDIPAPLREEPRFPKEKWKTFLAFLFMVVNFILTTASLAMVHERVPDRNTYGPLPDVVLDNVAAQDWALNVSEVLIMIMSNSAMVFIIFHKHRFIVVRRIFLLMGLLYMMRSITMYVTVLPVASKTYFCSPKANNTSPLLVIKRVLQLISGFGLSINGKHTYCGDYIYSGHTVVLVLSYLIIKEYSPRRCQPIHWLAGITVFVGVIMVLVAHGHYTVDVLIAYYVTTRLWYIYHTLANNSHLKQYEPNNFLARLWWFPIFKYFEKNVGGTVPRQYDWPLPWPRRFLAKHPNRDS is encoded by the exons ATGATGAAATTGCAGCTGCTTGTAATCGAAACGGATTACTGCTGGAGGAAAGCGTTGCTTAG GATGGTATTGGACCCCAAGGTCACGAGTCTGCACAGTGATTACGGAAGCTTCGATCGACCATTGGGCGCCGGAGAGGGCCACGAGAGGGACGTCGAGGCGACGGTTGATGGAAGTAGCAACGGAATGGCACAGTCGAGCGACGTTTATCAACGGCAGCCATTATTACCTGGTGCACCAACCAAGGGCAAGGATAAGTGGTCCGGCGTGGCATCTGGCTCCGACTATTACGTGGATGACGAGGACGAGAAGATCGACAGTCTTAGCCGGCATCCTGGCATACCAAATGGCTCTGGAAATGGTGTCGTTAAGCTCGACATACCCGCGCCTCTTCGGGAAGAGCCCCGTTTTCCTaaagagaaatggaaaacGTTTCTTG CATTTCTGTTCATGGTCGTGAACTTCATATTGACTACTGCGTCTCTTGCAATGGTGCACGAACGAGTCCCTGATAGAAATACATACGGGCCGCTCCCGGATGTAGTGTTGGACAATGTCGCCGCTCAGGATTGGGCTCTTAACGTGTCGGAAgttttaattatgataatgTCCAACTCAGCGAtggtttttattatttttcataaacataG GTTTATCGTTGTTAGGCGAATATTTCTCTTGATGGGGCTGTTGTACATGATGAGGAGTATCACAATGTACGTGACGGTACTGCCTGTCGCCAGCAAAACGTATTTCTGCAGTCCTAAAGCAAACAATACGAGTCCGCTCCTCGTTATAAAAAGGGTTTTGCAGCTCATTTCTGGCTTCGGCTTGTCTATAAATGGCAAGCACACTTACTGCGGGGATTACATTTACAGTGGTCATACAGTCGTGCTTGTACTTAGTTACCTGATTATAAAGGAGT ATTCTCCAAGAAGATGTCAACCAATTCATTGGCTTGCGGGCATTACTGTTTTTGTTGGGGTAATTATGGTCTTGGTGGCTCACGGACATTATACCGTGGACGTCCTCATAGCATACTACGTAACTACACGCTTATGGTATATCTATCATACGTTAGCTAATAATTCGCATCTTAAG CAATATGAACCAAACAACTTTTTGGCCCGACTCTGGTGGTTccctatttttaaatatttcgagaaaaacgTGGGCGGCACGGTGCCACGACAATATGACTGGCCTTTACCCTGGCCTCGACGATTCCTTGCCAAGCACCCTAATCGGGACAGTTAA
- the LOC122566951 gene encoding uncharacterized protein LOC122566951 encodes MSRSFSLELLLTIKRLKTPTRMLDRDLLDCFLLECLYRNSSETGSFFASVVDRSHKLHQLASSEKYVTLRQGTDCRLNIRAIESTSLHLYHDLWTTIYKPVRNAVPVTTEKSWMTEKEKRRRDSPHVE; translated from the exons atgaGTAGGAG tTTCTCGCTCGAACTGCTCTTAACGATCAAAAGACTAAAAACACCGACAAGGATGCTCGATCGGGATCTCCTCGATTGCTTCCTGCTCGAATGCCTGTATCGAAACTCGTCGGAAACTGGGTCATTTTTTGCCTCCGTTGTCGACCGTTCGCATAAATTACATCAACTCGCGAGTAGTGAAAAATATGTCACGTTACGCCAAGGAACCGACTGCCGTCTTAATATACGAG CCATAGAATCTACCTCACTCCACTTATACCACGATTTATGGACGACGATATATAAACCGGTGCGCAATGCAGTTCCGGTTACAACGGAGAAATCTTGGAtgactgaaaaagaaaaaagaagaagggatTCGCCTCACGTCGAGtga
- the LOC122566947 gene encoding phosphatidylcholine:ceramide cholinephosphotransferase 2-like isoform X8: MVLDPKVTSLHSDYGSFDRPLGAGEGHERDVEATVDGSSNGMAQSSDVYQRQPLLPGAPTKGKDKWSGVASGSDYYVDDEDEKIDSLSRHPGIPNGSGNGVVKLDIPAPLREEPRFPKEKWKTFLAFLFMVVNFILTTASLAMVHERVPDRNTYGPLPDVVLDNVAAQDWALNVSEVLIMIMSNSAMVFIIFHKHRFIVVRRIFLLMGLLYMMRSITMYVTVLPVASKTYFCSPKANNTSPLLVIKRVLQLISGFGLSINGKHTYCGDYIYSGHTVVLVLSYLIIKEYSPRRCQPIHWLAGITVFVGVIMVLVAHGHYTVDVLIAYYVTTRLWYIYHTLANNSHLKQYEPNNFLARLWWFPIFKYFEKNVGGTVPRQYDWPLPWPRRFLAKHPNRDS, encoded by the exons ATGGTATTGGACCCCAAGGTCACGAGTCTGCACAGTGATTACGGAAGCTTCGATCGACCATTGGGCGCCGGAGAGGGCCACGAGAGGGACGTCGAGGCGACGGTTGATGGAAGTAGCAACGGAATGGCACAGTCGAGCGACGTTTATCAACGGCAGCCATTATTACCTGGTGCACCAACCAAGGGCAAGGATAAGTGGTCCGGCGTGGCATCTGGCTCCGACTATTACGTGGATGACGAGGACGAGAAGATCGACAGTCTTAGCCGGCATCCTGGCATACCAAATGGCTCTGGAAATGGTGTCGTTAAGCTCGACATACCCGCGCCTCTTCGGGAAGAGCCCCGTTTTCCTaaagagaaatggaaaacGTTTCTTG CATTTCTGTTCATGGTCGTGAACTTCATATTGACTACTGCGTCTCTTGCAATGGTGCACGAACGAGTCCCTGATAGAAATACATACGGGCCGCTCCCGGATGTAGTGTTGGACAATGTCGCCGCTCAGGATTGGGCTCTTAACGTGTCGGAAgttttaattatgataatgTCCAACTCAGCGAtggtttttattatttttcataaacataG GTTTATCGTTGTTAGGCGAATATTTCTCTTGATGGGGCTGTTGTACATGATGAGGAGTATCACAATGTACGTGACGGTACTGCCTGTCGCCAGCAAAACGTATTTCTGCAGTCCTAAAGCAAACAATACGAGTCCGCTCCTCGTTATAAAAAGGGTTTTGCAGCTCATTTCTGGCTTCGGCTTGTCTATAAATGGCAAGCACACTTACTGCGGGGATTACATTTACAGTGGTCATACAGTCGTGCTTGTACTTAGTTACCTGATTATAAAGGAGT ATTCTCCAAGAAGATGTCAACCAATTCATTGGCTTGCGGGCATTACTGTTTTTGTTGGGGTAATTATGGTCTTGGTGGCTCACGGACATTATACCGTGGACGTCCTCATAGCATACTACGTAACTACACGCTTATGGTATATCTATCATACGTTAGCTAATAATTCGCATCTTAAG CAATATGAACCAAACAACTTTTTGGCCCGACTCTGGTGGTTccctatttttaaatatttcgagaaaaacgTGGGCGGCACGGTGCCACGACAATATGACTGGCCTTTACCCTGGCCTCGACGATTCCTTGCCAAGCACCCTAATCGGGACAGTTAA
- the LOC122566950 gene encoding esterase AGAP003155, whose product MDNLTTKLRILAIHGYAQSDVIFKTKLGSLRKGFKKEVDFTFVRAPHKVPMRSNFNIDTEEDAYGWWFNTKDHIFKAVVPSDLAVGFEESIVLIEEAFQKFGPFDGILGFSQGAAFATLLCFMQQKNLLQIKFEFAIIISGFKSLCTPHGIYYDGKISIPSLHVYGKTDQVIPTEMAEEVSEMFINKTNITHEGGHYIPSKKEYYKEFIMEMFLNKNKNN is encoded by the exons ATGGATAATTTAACAACTAAATTGCGG atacttGCAATTCATGGATATGCTCAATcagatgttatttttaaaacaaaattgggCTCTTTAAGAAAAGGATTTAAAAAAGAGGTTGATTTTACATTTGTAAGGGCCCCACATAAAGTTCCAATGagaagtaattttaatatcgatacaGAAGAAGATG cATATGGATGGTGGTTCAATACAAAAGATCATATATTTAAAGCAGTTGTTCCAAGTGATCTAGCTGTAGGTTTTGAAGAAAGTATAGTTCTAATAGAAGAGGCATTTCAAAAATTTGGTCCTTTTGATGGCATTTTAGGCTTTTCACAAGGTGCAGCATTTGCTACTCTACTCTGTTTTATGCAACAAAAGAATT tgTTGCAGATCAAGTTTGAGTTTGCAATTATTATATCAGGATTCAAATCATTATGTACACCCCATGGAATATATTACGATGGAAAAATAAGCATACCTTCTTTACATGTTTATGGAAAGACTGATCAAGTTATACCAACag aaatggCGGAGGAGGTTAgtgaaatgtttataaataagacAAATATAACACATGAAGGTGGTCATTATATACcaagtaaaaaagaatattataaagaatttattatggaaatgttcttaaataaaaacaaaaataattag
- the LOC122566947 gene encoding phosphatidylcholine:ceramide cholinephosphotransferase 2-like isoform X6, whose protein sequence is MMVLDPKVTSLHSDYGSFDRPLGAGEGHERDVEATVDGSSNGMAQSSDVYQRQPLLPGAPTKGKDKWSGVASGSDYYVDDEDEKIDSLSRHPGIPNGSGNGVVKLDIPAPLREEPRFPKEKWKTFLAFLFMVVNFILTTASLAMVHERVPDRNTYGPLPDVVLDNVAAQDWALNVSEVLIMIMSNSAMVFIIFHKHRFIVVRRIFLLMGLLYMMRSITMYVTVLPVASKTYFCSPKANNTSPLLVIKRVLQLISGFGLSINGKHTYCGDYIYSGHTVVLVLSYLIIKEYSPRRCQPIHWLAGITVFVGVIMVLVAHGHYTVDVLIAYYVTTRLWYIYHTLANNSHLKQYEPNNFLARLWWFPIFKYFEKNVGGTVPRQYDWPLPWPRRFLAKHPNRDS, encoded by the exons AT GATGGTATTGGACCCCAAGGTCACGAGTCTGCACAGTGATTACGGAAGCTTCGATCGACCATTGGGCGCCGGAGAGGGCCACGAGAGGGACGTCGAGGCGACGGTTGATGGAAGTAGCAACGGAATGGCACAGTCGAGCGACGTTTATCAACGGCAGCCATTATTACCTGGTGCACCAACCAAGGGCAAGGATAAGTGGTCCGGCGTGGCATCTGGCTCCGACTATTACGTGGATGACGAGGACGAGAAGATCGACAGTCTTAGCCGGCATCCTGGCATACCAAATGGCTCTGGAAATGGTGTCGTTAAGCTCGACATACCCGCGCCTCTTCGGGAAGAGCCCCGTTTTCCTaaagagaaatggaaaacGTTTCTTG CATTTCTGTTCATGGTCGTGAACTTCATATTGACTACTGCGTCTCTTGCAATGGTGCACGAACGAGTCCCTGATAGAAATACATACGGGCCGCTCCCGGATGTAGTGTTGGACAATGTCGCCGCTCAGGATTGGGCTCTTAACGTGTCGGAAgttttaattatgataatgTCCAACTCAGCGAtggtttttattatttttcataaacataG GTTTATCGTTGTTAGGCGAATATTTCTCTTGATGGGGCTGTTGTACATGATGAGGAGTATCACAATGTACGTGACGGTACTGCCTGTCGCCAGCAAAACGTATTTCTGCAGTCCTAAAGCAAACAATACGAGTCCGCTCCTCGTTATAAAAAGGGTTTTGCAGCTCATTTCTGGCTTCGGCTTGTCTATAAATGGCAAGCACACTTACTGCGGGGATTACATTTACAGTGGTCATACAGTCGTGCTTGTACTTAGTTACCTGATTATAAAGGAGT ATTCTCCAAGAAGATGTCAACCAATTCATTGGCTTGCGGGCATTACTGTTTTTGTTGGGGTAATTATGGTCTTGGTGGCTCACGGACATTATACCGTGGACGTCCTCATAGCATACTACGTAACTACACGCTTATGGTATATCTATCATACGTTAGCTAATAATTCGCATCTTAAG CAATATGAACCAAACAACTTTTTGGCCCGACTCTGGTGGTTccctatttttaaatatttcgagaaaaacgTGGGCGGCACGGTGCCACGACAATATGACTGGCCTTTACCCTGGCCTCGACGATTCCTTGCCAAGCACCCTAATCGGGACAGTTAA
- the LOC122566952 gene encoding elongin-B codes for MDVFLMIRRKNMTIFTDAKDNTTVLELKKIIEGILKIPPVNQQLFNKDNVPMSDSKFLSDYGLTSATAKPQCPALVGLAVRQENGQFEALEMTPFSLPPDLPDVMKSQEANGQEQSP; via the exons ATG GATGTGTTTCTAATGATTCGACGAAAAAATATGACCATATTTACCGATGCCAAGGATAATACCACAGTTCTTgaacttaaaaaaattatagaag GTATATTGAAAATACCACCTGTGAATCAACAGCTGTTCAATAAGGACAATGTTCCAATGTCAGatagtaaatttttatctgattATGGACTAACATCAGCAACTGCAAAACCACAATGTCCTGCATTAGTAGGATTAGCTGTACGTCAAGAAAATGGTCAATTTGAAGCTTTAGAGATGACACCATTTTCATTACCACCTGATTTACCAGATGTTATGAAATCTCAAGAAGCCAATGGACAAGAACAGTCACCTTGA
- the LOC122566947 gene encoding phosphatidylcholine:ceramide cholinephosphotransferase 2-like isoform X4: MHKLRLPVKVELPSALTRMVLDPKVTSLHSDYGSFDRPLGAGEGHERDVEATVDGSSNGMAQSSDVYQRQPLLPGAPTKGKDKWSGVASGSDYYVDDEDEKIDSLSRHPGIPNGSGNGVVKLDIPAPLREEPRFPKEKWKTFLAFLFMVVNFILTTASLAMVHERVPDRNTYGPLPDVVLDNVAAQDWALNVSEVLIMIMSNSAMVFIIFHKHRFIVVRRIFLLMGLLYMMRSITMYVTVLPVASKTYFCSPKANNTSPLLVIKRVLQLISGFGLSINGKHTYCGDYIYSGHTVVLVLSYLIIKEYSPRRCQPIHWLAGITVFVGVIMVLVAHGHYTVDVLIAYYVTTRLWYIYHTLANNSHLKQYEPNNFLARLWWFPIFKYFEKNVGGTVPRQYDWPLPWPRRFLAKHPNRDS; encoded by the exons atgcacAAGTTAAGATTGCCTGTCAAGGTTGAATTGCCCAGTGCTTTAACAAG GATGGTATTGGACCCCAAGGTCACGAGTCTGCACAGTGATTACGGAAGCTTCGATCGACCATTGGGCGCCGGAGAGGGCCACGAGAGGGACGTCGAGGCGACGGTTGATGGAAGTAGCAACGGAATGGCACAGTCGAGCGACGTTTATCAACGGCAGCCATTATTACCTGGTGCACCAACCAAGGGCAAGGATAAGTGGTCCGGCGTGGCATCTGGCTCCGACTATTACGTGGATGACGAGGACGAGAAGATCGACAGTCTTAGCCGGCATCCTGGCATACCAAATGGCTCTGGAAATGGTGTCGTTAAGCTCGACATACCCGCGCCTCTTCGGGAAGAGCCCCGTTTTCCTaaagagaaatggaaaacGTTTCTTG CATTTCTGTTCATGGTCGTGAACTTCATATTGACTACTGCGTCTCTTGCAATGGTGCACGAACGAGTCCCTGATAGAAATACATACGGGCCGCTCCCGGATGTAGTGTTGGACAATGTCGCCGCTCAGGATTGGGCTCTTAACGTGTCGGAAgttttaattatgataatgTCCAACTCAGCGAtggtttttattatttttcataaacataG GTTTATCGTTGTTAGGCGAATATTTCTCTTGATGGGGCTGTTGTACATGATGAGGAGTATCACAATGTACGTGACGGTACTGCCTGTCGCCAGCAAAACGTATTTCTGCAGTCCTAAAGCAAACAATACGAGTCCGCTCCTCGTTATAAAAAGGGTTTTGCAGCTCATTTCTGGCTTCGGCTTGTCTATAAATGGCAAGCACACTTACTGCGGGGATTACATTTACAGTGGTCATACAGTCGTGCTTGTACTTAGTTACCTGATTATAAAGGAGT ATTCTCCAAGAAGATGTCAACCAATTCATTGGCTTGCGGGCATTACTGTTTTTGTTGGGGTAATTATGGTCTTGGTGGCTCACGGACATTATACCGTGGACGTCCTCATAGCATACTACGTAACTACACGCTTATGGTATATCTATCATACGTTAGCTAATAATTCGCATCTTAAG CAATATGAACCAAACAACTTTTTGGCCCGACTCTGGTGGTTccctatttttaaatatttcgagaaaaacgTGGGCGGCACGGTGCCACGACAATATGACTGGCCTTTACCCTGGCCTCGACGATTCCTTGCCAAGCACCCTAATCGGGACAGTTAA